From one Culex quinquefasciatus strain JHB chromosome 3, VPISU_Cqui_1.0_pri_paternal, whole genome shotgun sequence genomic stretch:
- the LOC6039549 gene encoding uncharacterized protein LOC6039549: protein MASVQVVLVSVVLLLVDNGRAITVNSDTKKANPKGGNSDRTTQSLTFSSNGEDQLIFRDDSAFSAVVPSSNRRVGQASSVEFFESGWRPLYSFNSEEQLQLDQLPQESTAVVHQLNALAEPPTNRTTKYFRFSKSDIMRHVPEPGANRVANSIKFRERSSEEYYDEENAQHNAGDEPSNLSDISPRMLKFEESDIMKFSANRTKPLKFEEPVLNSQPAIAEDSERAANYEVYVIENLLMNMTNPARYTRNYTLEDTQPRIVQNADTPTSASAIVDQRNSSRFFRFEDADRPRFEKSPTSSFSFFESGRAEFNFPKAETIVKPSEPIRGSFKFSELDSRPLASSASQTRYDGDGSRIESSSEPSRGSFKFSDLDSKPLPSSPTQTRYGDDDTSRPFKFTNSATSPPTRPLSNDDQFYTVKATIQIDGWNNPAITPPTNLVPVTTRRPKKKKGKIYNQHGVDIRKQDGFNYQQPAQYDNYLQQQQIAQNQYQANLQIPPTPQSIPIDPYYQTPSNPATQPFDPNTYYIQNYLANYPYQQPVQNPQPTAEGSSLYPSQYSQPQPNPNIPTNLIPGAEQTDSPLSAQSIFGFLQSVFNFAPGTLGSYQTAPSAAGPNRYSDPQQAGVPGAPPGTGGSPITAVSSQLRKALDKIADNDELQCVPKLICMMSRRSSGQGFSTYVNRGLLSTVLSAVPDSSPWLKFSRAALLGYGIGANSCDIYYPKCPKDESEIIFYLNNHRGGFFRYFEDKDVNRG from the exons ATGGCAAGTGTACAAGTAGTGCTGGTGTCCGTAGTGTTACTACTGGTGGACAATGGCCGCGCCATTACCGTGAACAGTGACACCAAGAAGGCTAAcccaaaaggtggcaacagtGACAGAACAACGCAAAG TTTAACGTTCTCTTCAAACGGCGAAGATCAGCTCATCTTCCGCGATGATTCAGCGTTTTCGGCAGTGGTGCCAAGCTCCAATAGAAGAGTGGGGCAGGCTAGTTCGGTTGAGTTTTTCGAGTCCGGTTGGCGACCGCTGTACAGCTTCAACTCAGAAGAGCAACTTCAGCTGGATCAACTACCGCAGGAATCTACGGCGGTAGTTCATCAGCTGAACGCTCTCGCAGAACCGCCAACGAATAGAACAACCAAGTACTTCCGCTTCTCCAAGTCGGATATTATGCGCCACGTGCCAGAGCCGGGTGCAAACAGAGTTGCCAACTCGATCAAGTTTAGAGAAAGATCTTCAGAAGAATATTACGATGAAGAGAATGCTCAGCACAACGCAGGTGACGAACCTTCTAATCTATCGGACATTAGCCCGCGCATGCTGAAATTTGAGGAATCCGACATTATGAAGTTTAGCGCAAACCGAACCAAACCGTTAAAGTTTGAAGAACCCGTTCTAAATAGCCAACCAGCGATCGCTGAAGATTCGGAACGTGCTGCTAATTACGAAGTGTACGTGATTGAGAATTTGCTTATGAATATGACGAATCCTGCGAGATACACCAGAAATTACACACTGGAAGACACTCAACCCCGAATAGTTCAGAACGCTGACACACCGACTTCGGCTTCCGCGATCGTAGATCAGCGCAATTCTAGCAGATTTTTCCGATTTGAAGATGCCGATCGACCAAGGTTCGAAAAGAGTCCGACCAGTTCGTTCAGCTTCTTTGAAAGTGGTCGGGCAGAATTCAATTTTCCCAAGGCTGAAACGATCGTTAAACCAAGCGAACCAATTCGGGGATCATTTAAGTTCTCTGAACTAGACAGCAGACCGCTGGCTTCTTCCGCGTCCCAAACGCGATACGATGGCGATGGGTCCCGGATTGAATCGAGCAGCGAACCTAGTCGCGGGTCGTTCAAGTTCTCAGACCTTGACAGTAAACCGTTGCCATCTTCCCCGACCCAGACACGTTACGGCGACGACGACACTTCGAGACCttttaaattcacaaattcagcTACTTCGCCTCCTACTCGACCGCTGTCCAACGACGATCAATTTTACACGGTAAAAGCTACCATTCAAATCGATGGTTGGAACAATCCTGCCATTACGCCACCTACAAATCTGGTACCGGTTACAACTCGGCGACCCAAGAAGAAGAAGGGCAAAATCTACAACCAGCATGGTGTAGACATCCGCAAACAGGATGGATTCAACTACCAGCAGCCGGCACAGTACGATAACTACCTCCAACAGCAGCAGATCGCCCAAAACCAATACCAAGCCAATCTCCAGATCCCTCCAACTCCCCAAAGCATTCCCATTGACCCTTACTACCAAACCCCTAGCAATCCAGCAACTCAACCCTTTGACCCCAATACCTACTACATTCAGAACTACCTAGCAAACTACCCTTACCAGCAACCCGTCCAAAACCCGCAACCAACAGCCGAGGGATCCTCCCTCTACCCTTCCCAATACTCCCAACCACAGCCAAATCCAAACATCCCGACCAACCTAATCCCGGGCGCCGAACAGACCGACAGTCCCCTCAGCGCCCAGAGTATCTTCGGCTTCCTGCAATCGGTCTTCAACTTTGCTCCGGGAACCCTCGGTAGCTACCAAACTGCGCCGTCAGCTGCCGGTCCAAACCGTTACAGCGATCCACAACAGGCGGGAGTACCGGGAGCGCCACCCGGAACTGGTGGTTCACCGATCACGGCCGTAAGTTCTCAACTCAGGAAGGCGTTGGACAAAATTGCGGACAACGACGAGCTGCAGTGCGTTCCGAAGCTGATCTGTATGATGTCCAGACGGTCGTCCGGGCAGGGCTTCAGCACCTACGTCAACCGGGGACTGCTGAGCAC TGTCCTCAGCGCCGTTCCGGACAGCTCACCCTGGCTGAAGTTCTCCCGGGCCGCCCTGCTCGGCTATGGCATCGGGGCCAACAGCTGCGACATCTACTATCCCAAGTGTCCCAAGGACGAGTCGGAGATCATTTTCTACCTGAACAACCACCGGGGGGGTTTCTTCCGTTACTTCGAGGATAAGGACGTGAACCGAGGATGA
- the LOC6039548 gene encoding vitamin K-dependent gamma-carboxylase yields the protein MAKAASKNGPGKSRWSEFRTRYAGWFTTYCGHDLRCLQSLDSFTALMFRPTDGAALGVARALFGLMMLIDIPEERGGGNLDFRWGDPRACRFPLVNGMEPLGYARMGVVYLVMWLGALGITLGYRFRLTCLMFVTSYWYVFVLDKSFWNNHSYLYGLLGTLFLFTDANKFLSFDAYKNRTSSQEVPFWNYFILKYQFFILYFLAGLKKMCPEWLSGYAMTNLSYHWVFLPFRSLLGPQLTDLLIVHWFGCIFDTLVVFFLIYAPTRKTATLFACAFHLMNSRLFHIGMFPWTCLTQLPLYYSVSWPRLVWKKLSFGESSGKFTKHQKPKKQTPQPPSKRRKIVTGTILLYCGLQLFLPYSHFITKGYNNWTNGLYGYSWDMMVHAWDTVLTSIKVTDNTTNQTLYLMPYAFVDNDRWTKHADMAHQFAHCINRNMRQEYATTDRKKMTNFSVHFDIWCSLNGRFLQRIFNPQVDILTTEWSPFKPVDWLLPLLHEFTEMRTKIEHMTRDVHTWSNTSDVLFVADFPGLTLDNYIVPEMDNVTLTILEGSVTYYHDEHPNPIHLTKGQRLPNIPPEFHHVTTTSSTPSSMVYTFVNKTMQTTSNERASTNKSPILPLGQELGHRLDNYVRFFQHVGNSLLYEIYGVPMPRRVRIAPDETTWTKD from the exons ATGGCAAAAGCAGCATCAAAGAATGGACCCGGTAAAAGTCGATGGTCGGAGTTTCGGACGAGATATGCCGGTTGGTTCACCACGTACTGTGGTCACGATTTGCGATGTTTGCAGTCGCTGGACAGCTTCACCGCCCTGATGTTCCGCCCAACGGACGGTGCGGCCCTCGGAGTGGCCAGGGCGCTGTTTGGGCTGATGATGTTGATTGACATTCCCGAGGAACGTGGCGGGGGCAATTTGGACTTTCGATGGGGCGATCCAAGGGCTTGCCGGTTTCCTCTGGTGAACGGAATGGAACCGCTGGGGTATGCTCGGATGGGAGTTGTCTATCTGGTCATGTGGCTTGGAGCGCTCGGTATCACGCTGGGCTATCGATTCCGGCTGACGTGCCTGATGTTTGTGACTAGCTATTGGTACGTGTTTGTTCTGGACAAGAGCTTCTGGAATAACCACAGCTACTTGTACGGATTACTTGGGACGTTGTTTCTCTTCACGGATGCGAACAAGTTCTT ATCATTCGACGCCTACAAGAACAGAACATCATCCCAGGAAGTACCTTTCTGGAATTACTTCATACTGAAGTATCAGTTCTTCATACTGTACTTCCTCGCCGGACTTAAAAAGATGTGTCCAGAGTGGCTCTCGGGCTACGCCATGACCAACTTGAGTTATCATTGGGTGTTTCTACCCTTCAGATCCCTACTCGGTCCACAACTTACGGACCTGCTGATTGTCCACTGGTTCGGATGCATCTTCGACACCTTGGTGGTGTTTTTTCTCATTTACGCACCAACTCGCAAAACAGCCACGTTGTTTGCCTGCGCATTTCATCTGATGAACTCCCGTCTCTTTCACATCGGAATGTTCCCGTGGACCTGTTTGACGCAGCTTCCCCTGTACTACAGCGTTAGCTGGCCCCGGCTGGTTTGGAAGAAGCTGTCGTTCGGTGAATCTAgcggaaaatttacaaaacatcaaAAGCCAAAGAAGCAGACTCCACAACCTCCTAGCAAACGAAGGAAGATTGTGACTGGAACGATACTACTATACTGCGGATTGCAACTGTTCCTGCCCTATTCCCACTTTATCACGAAAGGATACAACAACTGGACGAACGGCTTGTACGGATATTCTTGGGATATG ATGGTTCACGCTTGGGACACGGTCCTCACCTCAATCAAAGTGACAGACAACACCACAAACCAAACCCTCTACCTGATGCCGTACGCCTTCGTCGACAACGATCGCTGGACCAAACATGCCGACATGGCCCACCAGTTTGCTCACTGCATCAATCGGAACATGCGCCAGGAGTATGCCACGACAGACCGAAAAAAGATGACCAACTTTTCCGTACACTTCGACATCTGGTGCAGCCTCAACGGGAGATTTCTTCAGCGCATATTCAACCCCCAAGTGGATATTCTCACGACGGAGTGGTCACCATTCAAACCAGTAGATTGGCTACTCCCACTGCTACACGAGTTCACCGAAATGCGAACCAAGATCGAACACATGACACGGGACGTCCACACCTGGAGCAACACGTCGGACGTCCTGTTTGTGGCGGACTTTCCCGGACTCACCCTAGATAACTACATAGTTCCGGAAATGGACAACGTAACGCTAACCATCCTGGAGGGTAGCGTCACCTATTACCACGACGAACACCCAAACCCAATCCACCTGACCAAAGGACAACGTCTGCCGAACATCCCACCAGAATTTCACCACGTCACTACGACCAGCTCGACTCCCTCGTCAATGGTGTACACTTTTGTGAATAAAACGATGCAAACCACGAGCAATGAGCGTGCAAGTACCAACAAATCCCCAATTCTGCCACTGGGGCAGGAACTAGGCCATCGACTGGACAATTATGTGCGATTTTTCCAGCACGTGGGAAATTCACTGCTGTACGAGATTTATGGCGTTCCGATGCCGCGGAGAGTGCGGATCGCACCCGACGAGACTACGTGGACAAAGGACTGa